In a single window of the Natronosalvus caseinilyticus genome:
- a CDS encoding protein-L-isoaspartate(D-aspartate) O-methyltransferase: MTDDATRDRRDERERLAETVAARNEIDDRVQSALEAVPRHAFVPDDRQANAYVDRPLPIGNGQTISAPHMVAVMADELSLEPGDAVLEIGTGCGYHAAVTAELVGADNVYSVEYDPELADAARSRLADLDYEAVDVRTGDGRDGWPEHAPYDAAYLTCAASAFPDPVVEQVRPGGRLLAPLEGGLGSQTLTFARKREDGSLEREERGTVRFVPMRG, translated from the coding sequence ATGACCGATGATGCCACCCGAGACCGACGCGACGAACGCGAACGACTCGCCGAGACTGTCGCCGCCCGAAACGAAATCGACGACCGCGTCCAGTCGGCGCTCGAGGCCGTCCCCCGCCACGCCTTCGTCCCCGACGACCGGCAGGCCAACGCCTACGTCGATCGCCCGCTACCCATCGGCAACGGACAGACGATCAGCGCCCCGCACATGGTCGCCGTCATGGCCGACGAACTCTCTCTGGAACCGGGCGACGCCGTCCTCGAGATCGGTACGGGGTGTGGCTACCACGCCGCGGTCACCGCCGAACTGGTCGGCGCTGACAACGTCTACAGCGTCGAGTACGACCCCGAACTCGCCGACGCTGCGCGAAGTCGCCTCGCCGACCTCGACTACGAGGCCGTCGACGTCCGGACCGGCGACGGGCGCGACGGGTGGCCCGAACACGCCCCCTACGACGCGGCCTACCTGACCTGCGCGGCTTCCGCGTTCCCCGACCCGGTCGTCGAGCAGGTCCGTCCGGGCGGTCGACTCCTCGCGCCGCTCGAGGGCGGACTGGGCTCCCAGACGCTGACGTTTGCCCGAAAACGGGAGGACGGGTCGCTCGAGCGCGAGGAACGCGGGACGGTGCGATTCGTTCCGATGCGTGGCTGA
- a CDS encoding methyltransferase domain-containing protein yields the protein MSQPPATPSLELLLLLRAARETGALEALMTTAGTPTDLASETDLTERAAETLVDVLEAEGFLADVNGAYEPTNRSLGFLAKTDVRSIGSLPATLDRLDRGLEADWLLTDDRPTETDAERRNRLGRAAAADETNIRALVTAAIRIAPEARRVLEVGGAPGRRAVEFARRGTDVTLYDEAEAIADSRAILAHEPVAVLEGSVPGGLSETLEGATTDRFDLLVAVDQLSRLDPAANETLVDAAVDGLAPGGWLVVAERLEGSAATRAAVETLLETPAGRVYPTDRYREWFERAGLERWTVESVPGTAYAVLAGRRSVA from the coding sequence ATGTCACAGCCACCTGCGACGCCATCGCTCGAACTATTATTGCTCCTTCGCGCCGCCCGCGAGACCGGCGCGCTCGAGGCGCTAATGACCACTGCGGGCACGCCGACCGACCTGGCGAGCGAAACCGACCTGACCGAACGCGCAGCCGAGACGCTCGTCGACGTCCTTGAGGCCGAGGGATTCCTCGCGGACGTCAACGGCGCGTACGAACCCACGAATCGCTCGCTCGGTTTCCTCGCGAAGACGGACGTCCGGTCCATCGGGTCGCTTCCCGCGACGCTGGATCGACTGGACCGGGGCCTCGAGGCCGACTGGCTCCTGACCGACGACCGGCCCACCGAGACGGACGCCGAGCGGCGGAATCGCCTCGGCAGGGCAGCGGCCGCAGACGAGACGAATATCCGCGCGCTCGTCACCGCGGCGATTCGCATTGCTCCCGAGGCCCGACGCGTCCTCGAGGTCGGCGGTGCGCCGGGACGACGTGCCGTCGAGTTCGCCCGTCGCGGGACGGACGTCACGCTGTACGACGAGGCGGAAGCCATCGCCGACTCGCGGGCTATCCTCGCCCACGAACCGGTGGCCGTGCTCGAGGGAAGCGTCCCCGGTGGGTTGTCGGAGACGCTCGAAGGAGCCACCACGGACCGGTTCGACCTGCTCGTCGCCGTCGATCAGCTGTCGCGACTCGATCCAGCGGCGAACGAAACCCTCGTCGACGCCGCAGTGGACGGCCTCGCCCCCGGCGGCTGGCTCGTCGTCGCGGAACGACTAGAGGGGTCGGCAGCGACGCGGGCCGCCGTGGAAACGCTGCTCGAGACGCCGGCGGGGCGCGTCTACCCGACCGATCGGTATCGCGAGTGGTTCGAGCGAGCGGGCCTCGAGCGGTGGACCGTCGAGTCGGTACCCGGAACGGCGTACGCGGTGCTCGCCGGCCGGCGCTCGGTCGCCTGA